In Xanthomonas theicola, a single genomic region encodes these proteins:
- a CDS encoding TonB-dependent receptor domain-containing protein, with translation MNTHSFPSSVLAIALATAVSPAWAQEREGATATDTDPQDSDASAAAAAAAMQRIEVTGSRLQNGDVTSRLIVIDQEEIKARGVSSVEDLIRTLPQNLATIGAITNERSKGPLQDKEGRVNVSTMGSLGVSAANLGGMGAGLTLVLVNGRRMAGAAGIQQGFVNLNGIPLSAVERVEITTDGGSSIYGADAMGGVINFILRRDYVGTTVNAQYEHSSTDADGKRFSVYSGYNWGSGSVSATLSHARSRPVNNWKSGYTTEDYSAYFNGDPNYDFRSFSRGLQPAVFPISEYIQDPDTLITTRIDTALTVPTRLGRAPTLADLIVLDASAKPDRVPELAGPDVESSAINLSFEQKLTDKLTFTADGLFDRSTNSQEERYDQGLAITLAPGQYYNPFPAYYAGRFNPGTTVYYDPRAEIASGRLPTVTVSNTTKAWTANLGLSYAFNADTKLDAIYTTSRTSNVGASRTFGSLAFLQADPGSPNGVRCSNFDLDENRLSGRRLEQVQAIVARQCQALTSADPALAFNPWNDGTDSAGADINDFYYLLDNEDRASRLQNLELRMSGSAFALPAGRVYYAVGADYNEDGIDSREVRNLSVLATSRDRHALFGEVSIPVFGQDFNFPLVRALTFNLAARRDVYTSEGAVGTVDNVPYSEGGKILFGKSEFGKTTPSLGALWEITDALRLRARWSRGFSAPPPTNLFSIYGTQASVDYIDNDPLYTCSTDCIAPNSNRYQARSTTAPNPDLKPETSIQRVFGLSWMPQGALAGLTLDVNYNQSKISNQYAAFGTLSRYLSTSDQLRQSAFYQRDATGKVVNVNSTTFNLQGSEYASITYELSYLWVSRWGNFRPKLTWLDNLKAETRSLPGAPVLRSIGTVQGVDDYKVVGELGWQYGDVTATLWAYYTPTYINDYVLTMYSGRIDNPDYAKTVESFTTCDLTVSWQLRNDLRLNFAGRNILDATPPFAVIQSRPYDTARYNPAGRTLSLEVQYEF, from the coding sequence TTGAATACGCATTCGTTCCCGTCGTCCGTGCTGGCGATCGCCCTGGCCACCGCCGTGTCGCCCGCCTGGGCGCAGGAGCGCGAGGGCGCAACAGCGACCGATACCGATCCTCAGGACAGCGACGCGTCCGCCGCCGCCGCCGCCGCCGCGATGCAACGCATCGAAGTGACCGGCAGCCGTCTGCAGAACGGCGACGTCACCTCGCGCCTGATCGTCATCGACCAGGAAGAGATCAAGGCGCGCGGCGTCAGCAGCGTCGAGGACCTGATCCGCACCCTGCCGCAGAACCTGGCCACCATCGGCGCCATCACCAACGAGCGCAGCAAAGGTCCGCTGCAGGACAAAGAGGGCCGGGTCAACGTCAGCACCATGGGCAGCCTGGGCGTGTCGGCCGCCAATCTGGGCGGCATGGGCGCCGGGCTTACCCTGGTCCTGGTCAACGGCCGCCGCATGGCCGGTGCGGCCGGCATCCAGCAGGGTTTCGTCAATCTCAATGGCATCCCGCTGAGCGCGGTGGAGCGCGTGGAGATCACCACCGATGGCGGCTCGTCCATCTACGGCGCCGACGCCATGGGCGGCGTGATCAACTTCATCCTGCGCCGCGACTACGTCGGCACCACGGTCAACGCGCAGTACGAGCATTCCAGCACCGATGCCGACGGCAAGCGCTTCAGCGTCTACTCCGGTTACAACTGGGGCAGCGGCAGCGTGTCGGCGACGCTGAGCCACGCCCGCAGCCGCCCCGTCAACAACTGGAAGAGCGGTTACACCACCGAGGATTACTCGGCCTACTTCAACGGCGACCCGAACTACGACTTCCGCAGTTTCTCCCGGGGCCTGCAGCCGGCGGTCTTCCCGATCAGCGAATACATCCAGGATCCGGACACCTTGATCACCACGCGCATCGATACCGCCCTGACCGTGCCGACGAGGCTGGGCCGGGCGCCGACACTGGCCGATCTGATCGTGCTCGATGCCAGCGCCAAACCCGACCGTGTGCCGGAACTGGCCGGCCCGGACGTCGAATCCAGCGCGATCAACCTGAGCTTCGAGCAGAAACTCACCGACAAGCTGACCTTCACCGCCGACGGCCTGTTCGATCGCTCCACCAATTCCCAGGAAGAGCGCTACGACCAGGGACTGGCGATCACGCTGGCCCCGGGCCAGTACTACAACCCCTTCCCGGCCTATTACGCCGGCCGCTTCAACCCCGGCACCACGGTCTACTACGATCCGCGCGCGGAGATCGCATCCGGTCGCCTGCCGACGGTGACCGTGTCCAACACCACCAAGGCATGGACTGCCAACCTCGGCCTGAGCTATGCGTTCAACGCCGACACCAAGCTCGATGCGATCTACACCACCTCGCGCACCAGCAATGTCGGCGCCAGCCGCACCTTCGGTTCGCTGGCGTTCTTACAGGCCGACCCGGGTTCGCCCAACGGCGTTCGCTGCTCCAATTTCGATCTGGACGAAAACCGCCTGAGCGGCCGTCGGCTCGAGCAGGTGCAGGCGATCGTCGCCCGCCAGTGCCAGGCGTTGACCAGCGCCGATCCGGCGCTGGCGTTCAACCCGTGGAACGACGGCACCGACAGCGCCGGCGCCGACATCAACGACTTCTACTACCTGCTCGACAACGAGGATCGCGCCTCGCGCCTGCAGAACCTGGAACTGCGCATGAGCGGCAGCGCCTTCGCATTGCCCGCCGGCCGGGTCTACTACGCGGTGGGCGCCGATTACAACGAGGATGGCATCGACAGCCGCGAAGTGCGCAACCTGTCGGTGCTGGCCACCAGCCGCGACCGCCATGCCCTGTTCGGCGAAGTCAGCATCCCGGTGTTCGGCCAGGATTTCAACTTCCCGCTGGTGCGGGCGCTGACCTTCAATCTGGCCGCGCGCCGCGACGTCTACACCAGCGAAGGCGCGGTGGGCACGGTGGACAACGTGCCCTACTCCGAGGGCGGCAAGATCCTGTTCGGCAAGAGCGAGTTCGGCAAGACCACGCCGAGCCTGGGCGCGCTGTGGGAGATCACCGACGCCCTGCGCCTGCGGGCGCGCTGGTCGCGCGGTTTCTCCGCGCCGCCGCCCACCAATCTTTTCAGCATCTACGGCACACAGGCCTCGGTCGACTATATCGACAACGATCCACTGTATACCTGCAGCACCGATTGCATCGCGCCCAATTCCAATCGCTACCAGGCCCGCAGCACCACCGCCCCGAACCCCGACCTGAAGCCGGAAACCTCGATCCAGCGCGTCTTCGGCCTGTCCTGGATGCCGCAAGGCGCGCTGGCCGGGCTGACCCTGGACGTGAACTACAACCAGTCCAAGATCAGCAATCAGTACGCGGCGTTCGGCACGCTCAGCCGCTACCTGTCCACCAGCGACCAACTGCGGCAGAGCGCGTTCTACCAACGCGACGCGACCGGCAAGGTCGTCAACGTCAACAGCACGACGTTCAACCTGCAAGGCTCCGAATACGCGTCCATCACCTACGAACTGAGCTATCTGTGGGTCAGCCGCTGGGGCAACTTCCGCCCCAAGCTCACCTGGCTGGACAACCTCAAGGCCGAAACGCGGTCGTTGCCGGGCGCGCCGGTACTGCGCAGCATCGGCACGGTGCAGGGCGTGGACGACTACAAGGTGGTGGGCGAGCTGGGCTGGCAGTATGGCGATGTCACCGCCACACTGTGGGCCTACTACACGCCCACCTACATCAACGATTACGTGCTCACGATGTATTCCGGCAGGATCGACAATCCCGATTACGCCAAGACGGTCGAATCGTTCACCACCTGCGATCTCACCGTGAGCTGGCAGCTGCGCAACGACTTGCGGCTGAACTTCGCCGGGCGCAACATCCTCGATGCCACGCCGCCGTTCGCGGTCATCCAGAGCCGGCCCTACGACACCGCGCGCTACAACCCGGCCGGACGGACCTTGTCGCTGGAAGTACAGTACGAGTTCTGA
- a CDS encoding HAMP domain-containing sensor histidine kinase has protein sequence MKARALPWLYRSMMGQMALLALLFLGSLFYWVGIRPLVESAPMRSSDPLQSTSSEVTMRLSDFIDRARNAPADGIALERDPLLAQVKARNPDFRWYVRVGDAVFQSGKGQPLFRSLHFDALADSRATSAVPDACTQASRSLQDDKGIGYLSYFDCNGLLSYYEHTGIRTPLDIDASLARYYPKWVWDSSRGLIMTGAGMFLIFVLIVGINVIMIRRITAVTRSFDPKHLDRQLPEEGLPSEVVPLVQAVNEMIKKVDEAQKRREFFLSTAAHEMRTPLTVLRTRLEMLSDGPVKDKLVGDVGRLTKLANQLLKLMSISGVRRLDSLVDLATACRRVIAEREPLAELRGLRLELRGDGLPLRVLGDPGLLEVALANLIDNAMSFSPAGGRVGVEVHAGGEVSVQDAGPGIPADLLPTVFEPFAKFPPNRNGHGLGLAIVKAVAELHGGSVRAGHAPAGGACFTLAFPPVQLQD, from the coding sequence GTGAAAGCGCGAGCGTTGCCGTGGTTGTACCGGTCGATGATGGGGCAGATGGCCCTGCTGGCGCTGCTGTTCCTGGGCAGCCTGTTCTATTGGGTGGGCATCCGGCCATTGGTGGAGAGCGCGCCCATGCGTTCCAGCGATCCGCTGCAGAGCACCTCCAGCGAGGTCACCATGCGGCTGAGCGACTTCATCGATCGCGCGCGCAACGCGCCGGCCGACGGCATCGCGCTGGAGCGCGATCCGCTCCTGGCCCAGGTCAAGGCGCGCAATCCGGATTTCCGCTGGTACGTGCGCGTGGGCGATGCTGTCTTCCAAAGCGGCAAGGGACAACCGCTGTTCCGCTCGCTGCATTTCGACGCACTGGCCGACTCCCGCGCGACCAGCGCGGTGCCCGATGCGTGCACCCAGGCCAGCCGCAGCCTGCAGGACGACAAGGGCATCGGGTATCTCAGTTACTTCGATTGCAATGGCCTGCTCTCCTATTACGAGCATACCGGGATCCGCACGCCGCTGGACATCGACGCCAGCCTGGCGCGGTACTATCCGAAATGGGTCTGGGATTCCAGCCGTGGGCTGATCATGACCGGTGCCGGCATGTTCCTGATCTTCGTGCTGATCGTCGGCATCAACGTGATCATGATCAGGCGCATCACCGCGGTGACGCGTTCGTTCGATCCCAAGCACCTGGACCGCCAGCTGCCCGAGGAGGGGCTGCCCAGCGAAGTGGTGCCGCTGGTGCAGGCGGTGAACGAGATGATCAAGAAGGTGGACGAGGCGCAGAAGCGTCGCGAGTTCTTCCTGTCCACCGCCGCCCACGAGATGCGCACGCCGCTGACGGTGCTGCGCACCCGGCTGGAAATGCTGTCCGACGGGCCGGTCAAGGACAAGTTGGTCGGCGATGTGGGGCGACTGACCAAGCTCGCCAACCAGCTGCTCAAGCTGATGAGCATCAGCGGAGTGCGCAGGCTGGACAGCCTGGTGGATCTGGCCACGGCCTGCCGGCGGGTCATCGCCGAGCGCGAGCCGCTGGCCGAGTTGCGCGGGCTGCGGCTGGAACTGCGCGGCGATGGACTGCCGCTGCGGGTGCTGGGCGATCCGGGCCTGCTCGAGGTGGCCCTGGCCAACCTGATCGACAACGCCATGTCCTTCTCGCCGGCGGGCGGGCGGGTGGGGGTGGAGGTGCATGCCGGTGGCGAGGTCTCGGTGCAGGACGCCGGCCCGGGCATCCCTGCCGACCTGCTGCCCACCGTGTTCGAGCCGTTCGCCAAGTTCCCGCCCAACCGCAACGGGCACGGGCTCGGCCTGGCGATCGTCAAGGCGGTGGCCGAGTTGCACGGAGGCAGCGTGCGGGCGGGCCATGCGCCGGCAGGCGGCGCCTGTTTCACCCTGGCGTTCCCGCCGGTGCAGTTGCAGGACTGA
- a CDS encoding M16 family metallopeptidase, translating to MSRLSHSLLAVAGLLSGATPAPALAAAPRTAAAAPARIAAVDIDHHVFTLPNGLTVVVHSNHSVPNVFVGVWYRVGSKDEPQGKTGFAHLFEHLMFQETVNRKGEYFLPLDRAGASDMNGSTDLDLTRYYQTVPSNALDLALWMESDRMAWLGRSITQAALDEQRAVVKNEKRGEELGEQDRSEDIYRQSYFPLGHPYRHSTIGSMQDLDNASLDDVKTWFQDYYGASNAVLVLAGDVDLDTAKRKVAHYFADAPAGKPASRMDQWLPDFAQVKRDIVQGDGPLAGIRRSWPVSGDVPRELALLQLAAGTLAGASDAVLWDLLVNDLQLATQVTAGLSSNLLANTFSIDVTLRPGVDPARVAPLLDRALAAYFAHGPDNPERMQAIVVGSQNNLLRSLQSNAAVGAMLAQGQLYHCDPVGGLKQLEWVRTATAEDLRVVAGKWLDRPYYELVTRPAPPNPPAPGQVDRTAPPPPGPFTGQVRFPAITETTLSNGMKLVVAERRGLPLIDASLQFDSGTEVEQGYGQGIAALAMNLLPLGTDGRDGNAITREIARIGFYQGSAVGERAMGFSWNTTSNRLDDSFALAADLIRHPAYPQAEIDKRRANVAIDAGYDAYERSPIQSAGQVFANALWGRDHRNGRIVTRAQAHADFARQNDRDVIARFHDREMGPANATLYVIGDVTVAAAKDAAERRFGDWPRNAPTPLPDPAHAPVAAAGPRVILIDAPGASQSSIVAGHLVGAFDPHTAAAEALMGEALGGSFHSRLNMNLREDKGWTYGFSAGIGSNSRGPRPFTASGTVQTDKTVEALLEIRKEIRDYIGARPIGADELERDRSASIQAIPSGFTTSGAFLASMINSHSLGLPYDRAEGAMQRLAAVDLQQVRALARATYRPDQMLWVVAGDLKRIEAGIRAVDLGPVEVRDVYGNTLR from the coding sequence TTGAGCCGTCTTTCCCACTCCCTGCTCGCGGTCGCCGGACTGCTGTCCGGCGCGACCCCGGCGCCCGCGCTGGCAGCGGCGCCGCGCACTGCCGCTGCCGCCCCCGCCCGCATCGCCGCAGTGGACATCGACCACCACGTCTTCACCCTGCCCAACGGACTCACCGTGGTGGTGCACAGCAACCACAGCGTGCCCAACGTGTTCGTCGGGGTATGGTACCGGGTGGGTTCCAAGGACGAGCCGCAGGGCAAGACCGGTTTCGCCCACCTGTTCGAACACCTGATGTTCCAGGAGACGGTCAATCGCAAGGGCGAGTATTTCCTGCCGCTGGACCGGGCCGGCGCGTCGGACATGAACGGCAGCACCGACCTGGACCTGACCCGCTACTACCAGACCGTGCCGAGCAATGCGCTGGACCTGGCGCTGTGGATGGAATCGGACCGCATGGCGTGGCTGGGGCGCAGCATCACCCAGGCCGCGCTGGACGAACAACGGGCGGTGGTGAAGAACGAGAAGCGCGGCGAAGAACTCGGCGAGCAGGACCGCAGCGAGGACATCTACCGCCAGAGCTACTTCCCGCTCGGCCATCCGTACCGGCACAGCACCATCGGCTCGATGCAGGATCTGGACAACGCCTCGCTGGACGATGTGAAGACCTGGTTCCAGGACTACTACGGCGCCTCCAACGCGGTGCTGGTGCTGGCCGGCGACGTCGACCTGGACACCGCCAAGCGCAAGGTGGCGCACTACTTCGCCGATGCGCCCGCCGGCAAACCCGCCTCGCGCATGGACCAGTGGCTCCCGGACTTCGCCCAGGTCAAGCGCGACATCGTGCAGGGCGACGGCCCGCTGGCGGGCATCCGCCGCAGCTGGCCGGTCTCCGGCGACGTGCCGCGCGAACTGGCCTTGCTGCAGCTGGCCGCCGGCACCCTGGCCGGCGCCAGCGACGCCGTGCTGTGGGATCTGCTGGTGAACGATCTGCAGTTGGCGACCCAGGTCACGGCCGGCCTGTCGAGCAACCTGCTCGCCAATACGTTCTCGATCGACGTGACGCTCAGGCCCGGTGTGGACCCGGCCCGGGTGGCGCCGCTGCTGGACCGTGCGCTGGCGGCGTATTTCGCCCACGGGCCGGACAATCCGGAGCGGATGCAGGCGATCGTGGTGGGCAGCCAGAACAACCTGCTGCGGTCGCTGCAGAGCAACGCCGCGGTCGGAGCGATGCTCGCGCAGGGCCAGCTCTACCATTGCGATCCAGTCGGCGGGCTGAAACAGCTGGAGTGGGTGCGCACGGCCACCGCCGAGGACCTGCGCGTGGTCGCCGGCAAATGGCTGGACCGCCCCTATTACGAACTCGTCACCCGCCCGGCGCCGCCCAATCCGCCCGCACCCGGCCAGGTCGACCGTACCGCACCGCCGCCGCCTGGCCCGTTCACCGGCCAGGTCAGGTTCCCGGCGATCACCGAAACCACCCTGTCCAACGGCATGAAACTGGTGGTGGCCGAGCGCCGCGGCCTGCCGCTGATCGACGCCAGCCTGCAGTTCGACAGCGGCACCGAGGTCGAGCAGGGCTACGGCCAGGGCATCGCCGCGCTGGCCATGAACCTGCTGCCGCTGGGCACCGACGGGCGCGACGGCAACGCCATCACGCGGGAGATCGCGCGCATCGGGTTCTATCAGGGCTCGGCGGTGGGCGAGCGCGCGATGGGCTTCAGCTGGAACACCACCAGCAACCGCCTGGACGACAGTTTCGCGCTGGCCGCCGACCTGATCCGCCACCCGGCCTATCCGCAGGCGGAGATCGACAAGCGCCGCGCCAACGTCGCCATCGACGCCGGCTACGATGCCTACGAACGCTCGCCCATCCAGTCGGCCGGGCAGGTCTTCGCCAACGCACTGTGGGGCCGCGACCATCGCAATGGCCGCATCGTCACCCGCGCGCAGGCGCACGCCGATTTCGCCAGGCAGAACGATCGCGACGTCATCGCCCGCTTCCACGACCGCGAAATGGGCCCGGCCAACGCCACCCTGTACGTGATCGGCGACGTCACCGTCGCCGCGGCCAAGGACGCCGCCGAGCGCCGGTTCGGCGACTGGCCCCGCAACGCGCCCACGCCGCTGCCAGACCCGGCGCACGCGCCGGTCGCCGCCGCCGGCCCGCGGGTGATCCTGATCGATGCGCCGGGCGCATCGCAGAGCAGCATCGTCGCCGGCCATCTGGTCGGCGCGTTCGACCCGCACACCGCCGCCGCCGAAGCGCTGATGGGCGAGGCGCTGGGCGGCAGCTTCCACAGCCGCCTCAACATGAACCTGCGCGAGGACAAGGGCTGGACCTACGGTTTCAGCGCCGGCATCGGCAGCAACAGCCGCGGCCCGCGCCCGTTCACCGCCAGCGGCACCGTGCAGACCGACAAGACTGTCGAGGCGCTGCTGGAGATCCGCAAGGAGATCCGCGACTACATCGGCGCCCGCCCGATCGGCGCGGACGAACTGGAACGCGACCGCAGCGCCTCGATCCAGGCCATCCCGTCTGGCTTCACCACCAGCGGCGCCTTTCTGGCGTCGATGATCAACTCGCACAGCCTGGGCCTGCCCTACGACCGCGCCGAAGGGGCGATGCAGCGGCTGGCCGCGGTCGACCTGCAGCAGGTGCGCGCCCTGGCGCGCGCCACCTACCGCCCGGACCAGATGCTCTGGGTGGTGGCGGGGGACCTCAAGCGCATCGAGGCCGGCATCCGCGCCGTGGACCTGGGTCCGGTGGAAGTCCGCGATGTCTACGGCAACACGCTGCGCTGA
- a CDS encoding AAA family ATPase codes for MSLTQLHDADSARSAAAEFRQVFEAIAGEVGRMIVGQREVVDGVLTALMAGGHVLLEGVPGLGKTMLVSSISQAVDLPFSRIQFTPDMMPADIVGTNVLTEREGGGHELAFQQGPVVANLVLADEINRATPKTQAALLEVMQEKQVTVGRRTIAMPDPFCVMATQNPVDQEGTYPLPEAQLDRFLFKLVVGYPTEQDYHAIIERTTSGSQVRLSAVTDAATLRRMRGIVRQVPVPESARSCAIRLVMGTQPNSPYATAQVNASVALGASPRGIQGLMLAAKVRALRSARFAVAEEDIRAVALPVLRHRLVTNFQAHANGVTADTLVADVMAGLRG; via the coding sequence ATGAGCCTCACCCAACTGCACGACGCCGACAGCGCGCGGTCCGCCGCCGCCGAGTTCCGCCAGGTCTTCGAGGCCATCGCCGGCGAAGTGGGGCGCATGATCGTCGGCCAGCGCGAGGTCGTCGACGGCGTCCTCACCGCGCTGATGGCCGGCGGCCACGTGCTGCTGGAGGGCGTGCCCGGGCTGGGCAAGACGATGCTGGTGTCCTCGATCAGCCAGGCGGTGGACCTGCCGTTCTCGCGCATCCAGTTCACACCGGACATGATGCCGGCCGACATCGTCGGCACCAACGTGCTCACCGAGCGCGAGGGCGGCGGCCACGAACTGGCCTTCCAGCAGGGGCCGGTGGTGGCCAACCTGGTGCTGGCCGACGAGATCAACCGCGCCACCCCCAAGACCCAGGCGGCGCTGCTGGAGGTGATGCAGGAAAAGCAGGTGACCGTGGGCCGCCGCACCATCGCCATGCCCGATCCCTTCTGCGTGATGGCCACCCAGAACCCGGTCGACCAGGAAGGCACCTACCCGCTGCCGGAAGCGCAGCTGGACCGGTTCCTGTTCAAGCTGGTGGTCGGCTATCCCACCGAGCAGGACTATCACGCGATCATCGAGCGCACCACCAGCGGCAGCCAGGTCCGGCTGTCGGCGGTGACCGACGCGGCGACCCTGCGCCGGATGCGCGGGATCGTGCGCCAGGTGCCGGTCCCAGAGAGCGCACGCAGCTGCGCGATCCGGCTGGTGATGGGCACCCAGCCCAACAGCCCCTACGCCACCGCCCAGGTCAACGCCAGCGTGGCGCTGGGGGCGTCGCCGCGCGGCATCCAGGGCCTGATGCTGGCGGCCAAGGTGCGGGCGCTGCGCAGCGCCCGCTTCGCGGTCGCCGAGGAGGACATCCGCGCGGTGGCGCTGCCGGTCCTGCGGCATCGCCTCGTCACCAATTTCCAGGCCCACGCCAACGGCGTCACCGCCGACACCCTGGTCGCCGACGTGATGGCCGGCCTGCGCGGATGA
- a CDS encoding DUF58 domain-containing protein, with protein sequence MSRATATTQALFDPAFVEAVQALSLRIAQAQRGGRLAEQRTTARGQGSEFADFKPYTMGDDLRAIDWNVYQRLGRVFVRVFEEQQDLPVYLLVDASASMVAERPARLPAAQRAAFALAAIALSQHDAVSLLTFAEAMQVQARAVSGRANLLRLATQLADLQGHGGTQLVGALRQVAASRLRRGLVVVLSDFFDPAGVEALLDGLQALPHRVLLVQLTRAHDADPDLHPDLRGEVLIDDGEPGHAVPVSLSPDLLRAYAQVHARFNERLAAFARRGGGLLRLDAAADVLPPLQAMFGSGALRL encoded by the coding sequence ATGAGTCGGGCCACGGCCACCACGCAGGCGCTGTTCGACCCGGCATTCGTCGAGGCGGTGCAGGCGCTGTCGCTGCGCATCGCCCAGGCGCAGCGCGGTGGCCGGCTGGCCGAGCAGCGCACCACCGCGCGTGGCCAGGGCAGCGAGTTCGCCGATTTCAAGCCGTACACGATGGGCGACGATCTGCGGGCGATCGACTGGAACGTCTACCAGCGCCTGGGCCGGGTGTTCGTGCGCGTGTTCGAGGAGCAGCAGGACCTGCCGGTCTACCTGCTGGTGGACGCCTCGGCCAGCATGGTCGCCGAACGGCCGGCGCGGTTGCCGGCCGCGCAGCGCGCGGCCTTCGCGCTGGCGGCGATCGCGCTGTCCCAGCACGATGCGGTCAGCCTGCTGACGTTCGCCGAGGCCATGCAGGTGCAGGCGCGCGCGGTGTCCGGGCGCGCCAACCTGCTGCGGCTGGCCACGCAACTGGCGGACCTGCAGGGCCACGGAGGCACCCAGCTGGTGGGTGCGCTGCGGCAGGTGGCGGCCAGCCGCCTGCGCCGCGGGCTGGTGGTGGTGCTGTCGGATTTCTTCGATCCGGCGGGTGTCGAGGCGCTGCTGGACGGCCTGCAGGCGTTGCCGCACCGGGTGTTGCTGGTACAGCTGACGCGCGCCCACGACGCCGACCCCGACCTGCATCCGGACCTGCGCGGGGAGGTGCTGATCGACGATGGCGAACCCGGCCATGCGGTGCCGGTGAGCCTGTCGCCGGACCTGCTGCGCGCCTATGCCCAGGTGCATGCGCGCTTCAACGAACGCCTTGCCGCGTTCGCCCGGCGCGGCGGCGGCCTGTTGCGCCTCGACGCGGCCGCGGACGTGCTGCCGCCGTTGCAGGCCATGTTCGGCAGCGGAGCGCTGCGGTTGTGA